The proteins below are encoded in one region of Malaclemys terrapin pileata isolate rMalTer1 chromosome 8, rMalTer1.hap1, whole genome shotgun sequence:
- the FIRRM gene encoding uncharacterized protein C1orf112 homolog isoform X5 produces the protein MSPADPELLLRELGGWDGALCRRELPCVLPRLLSMYQNSDDWTEHIRVLRILTEMFLPHINLSELEQTFFSKVLPKAIQLFDDLLYELSSQAKGLTSQNIELCKAVRNVLQTMVQLLETLTGCVRHICTLQEPVPLENIRTLPSSILYVIKNTFMHCKDSESLYSECLHLISDLLQSLFKETYSLQKQLMELLDMISMESASAEDSIVDMVSVIHTVLEICSVISNMDHALHANTWKFIIKQSLKHHSLLQSHLKHKDILSGLCKDTLFSFHSCLQLAEQMKLSGTQETTDYKLFQRTVKLCRFFANSLVHYIKEFIPFLSDSCCRLHQLYLQIYSKFPPSLYAPVISEAHRDEIARVFLVALDPLIHQLLPFRPFLEQVLSEKLDLSPELHLPQCHLLVTIMDKLPSQPENVQAVWTTGSQFSAEVPSSALVSSLFLFVCLE, from the exons ATGTCCCCGGCGGACCCCGAGCTGCTGCTGCGGGAGCTGGGCGGCTGGGACGGGGCGCTCTGCCGCCGGGAGCTGCCCTGCGTCCTGCCCCGCCTGCTC tCTATGTATCAAAATTCTGATGACTGGACCGAGCATATTC GTGTGCTGAGGATTCTGACTGAAATGTTTCTGCCTCATATCAACCTTTCAGAATTAGAGCAAACCTTTTTCTCAAAAGTGTTACCCAAG GCAATACAATTATTTGATGATTTGTTGTATGAATTATCCAGTCAAGCCAAAGGACTAACCAGCCAGAACATAGAATTATGCAAAGCGGTGAGGAATGTTTTACAG ACGATGGTGCAGCTGCTGGAAACTCTGACGGGTTGTGTGCGACATATCTGTACCCTGCAGGAGCCTGTGCCTCTAGAGAATATCCGTACCCTTCCTTCTTCCATTCTTTATGTAATCAAAAACACATTTATGCACTGCAAG GACAGCGAGTCACTGTACAGTGAGTGCCTGCACTTGATTTCTGACCTCCTGCAATCTCTGTTTAAAGAGACCTATTCTCTTCAAAAGCAGCTTATGGAGCTGCTTGATATGATCTCTATGGAATCTGCTTCTGCTGAGGACAGTATTGTAGATATGGTATCAG TGATCCACACTGTGCTGGAGATCTGCTCTGTCATTTCCAACATGGACCATGCCCTTCATGCCAACACATGGAAGTTCATAATCAA GCAAAGCCTCAAGCACCATTCCCTGCTACAGAGCCATTTGAAACACAAGGACATCCTCAGTGGCCTGTGCAAGGACACCCTCTTCTCGTTCCATTCCTGTTTGCAGCTGGCTGAGCAGATGAAGCTCTCTGGGACACAG GAGACCACTGACTACAAGTTGTTCCAGAGGACAGTCAAACTGTGTAGATTCTTTGCTAATTCTCTTGTTCACTACATCAAG GAATTTATTCCTTTCCTCTCTGATTCCTGCTGTCGATTACACCAGCTGTATCTTCAGATATATAG caaATTTCCTCCTAGTCTGTATGCTCCGGTGATTTCAGAGGCCCATCGAGATGAAATAGCCAGGGTTTTTCTGGTGGCACTGGACCCTCTCATTCACCAGCTTCTTCCTTTCAGGCCTTTTCTGGAGCAGGTATTAAGTGAAAAATTAG ATCTTTCTCCTGAGTTGCATCTGCCGCAGTGTCATCTTCTGGTTACCATAATGGACAAGCTGCCCTCTCAGCCTGAGAATGTGCAGGCTGTCTGGACCACAGGAAGCCAGTTCTCAGCAGAGGTTCCCAG CAGTGCTCTGGTGAGCTCTCTCTTCCTGTTTGTTTGCCTCGAGTGA